A stretch of the Acyrthosiphon pisum isolate AL4f chromosome A2, pea_aphid_22Mar2018_4r6ur, whole genome shotgun sequence genome encodes the following:
- the LOC100169636 gene encoding 26S proteasome regulatory subunit 7 has protein sequence MPDYLGDEMRKVKKDEPEKEEKEKEIKSLDEEDIALLKSYGQGQWTINVKAVEDDIQGIIKRINELTGIKESDTGLAPPAFWDLTADKQTLQNEQPLQVARCTKIINADSDDPKYIINVKQFAKFVVDLADSVAPTDIEEGMRVGVDRNKYQIHIPLPPKIDPTVTMMQVEEKPDVTYSDVGGCKEQIDKLREVVETPLLHPEKFVNLGIEPPKGVLLFGPPGTGKTLCARAVANRTDACFIRVIGSELVQKYVGEGARMVRELFEMARSKKACLIFFDEIDAIGGARFDDGAGGDNEVQRTMLELINQLDGFDPRGNIKVLMATNRPDTLDPALMRPGRLDRKVEFGLPDLEGRTHIFNIHARAMSVERDIRFELLARLCPNSTGAEIRSVCTEAGMFAIRARRKVATEKDFLEAVNKVIKSYAKFSSTPRYMTYN, from the exons ATGCCTGACTATTTGGGCGACGAAATGAGAAAAGTGAAGAAAGACGAACCcgaaaaagaagaaaaagaaaaagaaatcaaat cttTGGATGAAGAGGACATAGCATTACTCAAATCATAT gGCCAAGGTCAATGGACAATTAATGTAAAAGCAGTAGAAGATGATATCCAAGGTATTATCAAACGTATTAATGAATTGACTGGAATTAAAGAATCGGATACAGGACTAGCTCCTCCAGCGTTTTGGGATTTAACTGCTGACAAACAGACTCTTCAAAATGAACAACCATTACAG gtTGCCAgatgtacaaaaattattaatgctgATTCAGATGatcctaaatatataattaatgtcaaACAATTCGCCAAGTTTGTTGTTGATCTCGCAGATTCTGTAGCACCAACTGATATTGAAGAAGGAATGCGTGTTgg AGTTGACCGTAACAAGTATCAAATCCATATTCCGCTTCCACCTAAAATTGATCCTACTGTTACTATGATGCAAGTAGAAGAAAAGCCAGACGTTACATACTCAGATGTTGGTGGATGTAAAGAACAGATAGATAAATTACGAGAAGTTGTTGAAACTCCATTGTTGCAT CCTGAAAAATTTGTGAACTTGGGAATTGAACCACCAAAAGGAGTGTTATTGTTTGGACCACCAGGAACTGGTAAAACTTTATGTGCTAGAGCAGTTGCTAATCGTACAGATGCTTGTTTCATTAGAGTAATTGGTTCTGAGCTTGTTCAAAAATATGTGGGAGag GGCGCTCGTATGGTTCGTGAATTATTTGAAATGGCACGCAGTAAGAAAGCTTGCTTGATATTCTTTGATGAAATTGATGCAATTGGTGGTGCACGTTTTGACGATGGTGCCGGTGGCGATAACGAAGTACAGAGAACTATGTTGGAGCTTATCAATCAGTTGGATGGATTTGATCCCAGAGGAAACATTAAAGTTTTAATGGCAACTAATAGACCAGATACATTAGATCCTGCATTGATGCGCCCTGGACGTCTTGATAGAAAGGTTGAATTTGGTTTGCCTGACTTAGAAGGTCGAactcatattttcaatatacatGCTAGAGCTATGAGTGTTGAACGAGATATTCGTTTTGAACTGTTGGCTAGACTTTGTCCCAATAGCACTG gggCTGAAATAAGATCCGTTTGTACTGAAGCCGGTATGTTTGCAATTAGAGCTCGTCGAAAAGTCGCTACTGAAAAAGATTTCCTAGAAGCTGTAAATAAGGTTATCAAATCATATGCCAAGTTCTCTTCTACTCCACGTTATAtgacatataattaa